The Mesotoga sp. Brook.08.105.5.1 DNA segment GCCGATCGCCTTCATGATCTCCTGTTTGTCTAGCATTCAATCACCTCTTTACATATATTCTATATAATTTGACAATTAAACTCAAGATTAATCATATTACTGGTTTCAATGTGCACAACTGTAACGAAGAGACCAGAGCGCAAATACCTGCATCAAGAGATGCCTGATCCTTCACATTTACCGAAAATAGCAAGCTCTTTTGGAAAAGAAAAACGCCGGGAACAGAACCCGGCATTTGCATCCTATAACGTGGTTCCGCTACAGTCCTTCCCCAAGCTCTCTAGCCCACTCTTTTGCGGTTTCAACGTACTCTTCAAGCCTTGAAGAAGGTGCCTCGAAGTCAATCTCCTGAATCACTTCGTTACCCTTCAATGCCTTCTTGAGATTCTCAAATGCTGCGCCGATCATTCCATCATGTGTACAGAATAGAGCTATCTTCTTTCCCTCCAGCTTGTTTTCTGCGAGAAATGTACTTATCGGCGGCGCATAAGTGAGTGCCCACACGGGACTGCCTATGATTATAAGATCGTAATTGTCAGGATCAAAGCCATATGGCTCAAGTTCAGGCTTGTTATTCATAGTTACCGACTCGCTTCCCCAAATGTGTTCCTTGTCAGGATCGTATCCGGGAGTGGTCTCTATTTGCTCGGGATTCTCAACGTGGTGATAATAGGTTCGAGAGAACTCCCCCGTAGGCACCAGCCGAAGAAGGTCAGCATCGATTGAAGAGGCCATAGCTTCTGCAAGAACCTTTGTGCTTTCATCATATGAGAAATAGACAACGATAGACTTCATTCTATTACCTCCCTTCAAAGCTATTATAGCTTGACTTAGCGGCGAAATGAAGCTATCTCGATAAGGGAATCTTCTACTCTCCTCCTGAACAAATGAATCGAGAAAGCATTATGCAATCTACTGGCATTGAGTTTTCAAGATTTGTGTTTTTCTTCAATACAGACTTTTACCGAGGGGCTCATACAGACCTTTTCTAATGCTATAGCGAAGCGCAACGTCAAAAGCAGCCAACGGCTGACAGCAGCTCGCTGTTCTTCGCATCTCAAAGTTGTCAGTATAGAAGCAGGATAACTGCCGATCTTGCGCTAAACTTCGCCTGAATAATGACTCGTTATGATAGAGTTTTTGCCTGTGCTTAGAAATAATCGATCGAGCTCCTTCGATACGAAGTATCCTTTAGTAATATCATTATTTAGTAGAGGCGGGTTTTCCGGCTACGGATAATCCGCTTTCGGTTTTCCCGTTCACGGAAAATCGGTTTGCGGATTAATACGGCTCCTACAGAGCGTTTTGTCAATTCCCCAATCTGCTTTCTCCGATCGTCCACTGTTTCGGAATTTGTGCCCACTGTCTGCATTGAATCAAAACAATTAACATTCACACTGTATTAATCTCTAGACTGAATCGCTTCTTTCTATAGCACAGACAACAAGCACATCACAAGCAACCGATAACAGGATACTGAATCAGCATCTCAGGAAAAAGCTGAATCGAAGATGCTAGAGAGAATATGAAGCAGGGACGTCGATCAGTAAGTAGTTCCGATAAGCCTCTCGAACCACTCCCGGCTTATCACTCTGTAGTGAGGGTGATAACTTCTTTTGTAGTAAGAACTGTGATGTAACAACCGGCCGCTTTCAAGGGCCTCCTTGACTGAAATCGTCGATTCCGGAGTAAAGATACTTTCGGGCAGAGAGTCCCTGAGAACCGCTTCTATCCTCAGCCACTCAAGCTTCCAGTCCTCGCGCGTCATTGAGGCACCTACCCTTGAACTTGCTACCAAAGCTCGAAAGAGATCGTCGATCAGAACCTGTCTATTCTTTACAAGAACAAGATTCAGCCTGAAGAAGTTTTCCATATAGCTGACGTCTTGCCAGAGGACCTGATCGAACTCTTCGCAGTCGATTTCCTCCGCAAGGTATCTAAGCGCGACGGCCTGGTCTTCCATCAAGTGCTTCGGACCGAACGTGCCTTGATAAAACAGCTTGTAAAGATCGTCGAGCCTTGCTTCGGGATGCAAATCCAGCTCGTGAGAAGCGAGTTCAACAATTCTATTGTCCATTCGAAACATACACTCCCCCTCTTTGATTAACTATTATACAGCTATCAATGCTCGATTCAAAAGCCATCGACCGCTATGATGATGATGACGCTTTGGCAAGAAATAGCTCAAGAACATCTGGAGAGATCGCCGGAATTTTCTCTGAAGGCCTTATCTCGAGGCTTCATATTTAATTCTCAGAACTGATCAAATAATCGAAGTGGCACGAAGACATCTAACAGGTAATCGCTGTGAGTTTCAATATAAAAGCCCCCGCAATCCGCGAGGGCCCTCTGGGGGTTAACTGTGGCATATAGTACTAGAAGCTAAGAAGAGAATCTCTTCTTCCCCAGACCGAAAAAACAATCAATAACTTTATATTACCAACTCTGAATACCAAGAAGTGCTAGTCTATTTCCAGAACCTTGTGACGGATCACCTGTACCGCCTGACCCTCCAGTAGCAACTAGCACAAGAGATCTAAGAAGGTCAACAATATCCGGGGGCTTGTTTTTGTTATTTTCCTGATTGAAGAGAGTGCTACCGTTTTCATCAAAACTGCGCGAAGTAAGTGAACCCAATAGAAACATCTGGGAATACTGTCCACCGCTTACAACATTGCTTATGGTATCTAAGTCAAGGAAATCAACATTTCCTCCCACTGAATTAGATTCATTTGCAAAGGCATAGAAGTCTCCTGTTAATACTCTGTCTCCTGTCGTCGATTCTCTGTCGTACTTAAGAATCAAATCTCCTCCATCCGCAGCCAATCTCAGGTAGTCGTTATTAGGTGTCTTAAGAATATCTTGTATTGTAGTAATAGAAGTGGCCTTAGTCTGGTTTGCAACAGGAGAGTTTCCACCGTTATTCACTTTGCTCTTAAGATCGCTGTATACAAGATTGGTACCAATAGTAATGTCGCCGTTTCCCACCCTGATGTCATACTTTCCATTCACTTCGCTTATCATGTGCGGATTATTCTCTTTTTCATGTAGAATTGTGAAATCCCCGTCTTCAATCCATATATGGATCGTATTCTCCTGAACAACGGCCGAAGGAACAGTGAATTCTTTATCTCCCAGCTCAATTCTTAATCCAGACGAAGAGAATGTACCATAGAACTGCGGGCTAGACTGATTAGATTTGATAATCACTACAGTTTCCTCACCGACATGAGAAACCTCTGCAACCACGTTTGAATAATCATCACTGTCAAGAACATACGTGAAGGGTTGCTCTGTGGGGAAACTATCAAGATATTCGCTATACCAGTTTTCATAGAGCGTGTATGGATCTTCATTTACGGCAGTATACCATCCAGGGAATCCTGCTAAGTACGTCTCTAAGTCAGTACCTACTAGAGGGGATATGCTTAGTTGACCAGCACTCACTCCTCCGGCAACGATCTCCCCAGGAGTTGCTGACTGCGTGATGTCAAGTGAAAGTAACCCTGCGATCAGAGCATTACCATATATTAAGTCTCCAACTATCTTGTTTCCGTTTGGATTTCTCATTACCTGAAGAGCACGCTCAAGCGAGACTGTTCTTAATGCAGGCAACCCACCTTCAGCGATCCCTATCGTTT contains these protein-coding regions:
- a CDS encoding flavodoxin, encoding MKSIVVYFSYDESTKVLAEAMASSIDADLLRLVPTGEFSRTYYHHVENPEQIETTPGYDPDKEHIWGSESVTMNNKPELEPYGFDPDNYDLIIIGSPVWALTYAPPISTFLAENKLEGKKIALFCTHDGMIGAAFENLKKALKGNEVIQEIDFEAPSSRLEEYVETAKEWARELGEGL